From Peromyscus maniculatus bairdii isolate BWxNUB_F1_BW_parent chromosome 8, HU_Pman_BW_mat_3.1, whole genome shotgun sequence, a single genomic window includes:
- the Rtn4rl1 gene encoding reticulon-4 receptor-like 1, whose amino-acid sequence MLRKGCCVELLLLLLAGELPLGGGCPRDCVCYPAPMTVSCQAHNFAVIPEGIPEDSERIFLQNNRITFLQQGHFSPAMVTLWIYSNNITFIAPNTFEGFVHLEELDLGDNRQLRTLAPETFQGLVKLHALYLYKCGLSALPAGIFGGLHSLQYLYLQDNHIEYLQDDIFVDLVNLSHLFLHGNKLWSLGQGIFRGLVNLDRLLLHENQLRWVHHKAFHDLHRLTTLFLFNNSLTELQGDCLAPLAALEFLRLNGNAWDCGCRARSLWEWLRRFRGSSSAVPCATPELRQGQDLKLLRAEDFRNCTGPASPHQIKSHTLTTSDRAARKEHHPSHGTSKDKGYPHGHLPGSRSGYKKPGKNCTSHRNRNQVSKMSTGKQLPELQDYAPDYQHKFSFDIMPTARPKRKGKCARRTPIRAPSGVQQASSGASLGASLLAWILGLAVTLR is encoded by the coding sequence gGTGCTGTGTggagttgctgctgctgctgctggctggggaGTTACCCCTGGGTGGAGGCTGTCCTCGAGACTGTGTGTGCTACCCCGCGCCCATGACTGTCAGCTGCCAGGCACACAACTTCGCCGTCATCCCGGAGGGCATCCCAGAGGACAGCGAGCGCATCTTCCTGCAGAACAACCGCATCACTTTCCTCCAGCAGGGTCACTTCAGCCCCGCCATGGTCACCCTCTGGATCTATTCCAACAACATCACTTTCATCGCTCCCAACACCTTCGAGGGCTTTGTGCATCTGGAGGAGCTAGACCTTGGAGACAACCGGCAGCTGCGGACGCTGGCACCCGAGACCTTCCAGGGCCTGGTGAAGCTCCATGCCCTCTACCTCTATAAGTGTGGACTGAGTGCTCTGCCCGCAGGCATCTTTGGGGGCCTGCACAGCCTGCAGTACCTCTACTTGCAAGACAACCACATTGAGTACCTCCAAGACGACATCTTTGTGGACCTGGTCAACCTCAGCCACTTGTTTCTCCACGGCAACAAGCTCTGGAGCCTAGGCCAGGGCATTTTCCGGGGCCTGGTGAACCTAGACCGGTTGTTGCTGCATGAGAACCAGCTCCGGTGGGTCCACCATAAGGCTTTCCATGACCTCCACAGGCTGACCACCCTCTTCCTCTTTAACAACAGCCTCACTGAGCTGCAGGGTGACTGTCTGGCCCCCTTGGCGGCCTTGGAGTTCCTTCGCCTCAATGGCAATGCCTGGGACTGTGGCTGCCGGGCGCGTTCCCTGTGGGAATGGCTGCGGAGGTTCCGAGGCTCCAGCTCCGCTGTCCCCTGTGCCACCCCTGAGCTGCGGCAAGGCCAGGATCTGAAGCTGCTGAGGGCTGAGGACTTCCGGAACTGCACAGGACCAGCATCTCCACACCAGATCAAGTCACACACGCTTACCACCTCCGACAGGGCTGCCCGCAAGGAGCACCATCCATCCCACGGCACCTCCAAGGACAAAGGCTACCCACATGGCCATCTGCCTGGCTCCAGGTCAGGTTACAAGAAGCCAGGCAAGAACTGCACCAGCCACAGGAACCGAAACCAGGTCTCCAAGATGAGCACTGGGAAACAGCTTCCTGAACTGCAGGACTACGCCCCTGACTACCAGCACAAGTTCAGCTTTGATATCATGCCTACCGCACGACCCAAGAGGAAGGGCAAGTGTGCCCGCAGGACCCCCATCCGTGCCCCCAGTGGGGTGCAGCAGGCTTCCTCGGGCGCTTCCCTGGGGGCCTCACTCCTGGCCTGGATCCTGGGGCTGGCAGTCACTCTCCGCTGA